The following coding sequences lie in one Caloenas nicobarica isolate bCalNic1 chromosome 17, bCalNic1.hap1, whole genome shotgun sequence genomic window:
- the LOC135995735 gene encoding C-C motif chemokine 3-like, whose translation MKVPAAALVALLLMATCSPSQAHLDGVPTSCCFSYQQRPVPRSLITSVYTTSSSCTQPGVILVTKKKRELCADPQAPWVRAHLKHFQSPEN comes from the exons ATGAAGGTCCCCGCAGCCGCCCTGGTCGCTCTCCTGCTCATGGCCACCTGCTCCCCGTCCCAGGCCCATCTCG ATGGCGTCCCCActtcctgctgcttcagctACCAGCAACGCCCTGTCCCGCGGAGCCTCATCACGTCTGTCtacaccaccagcagcagctgcacccagCCGGGGGTGAT cctggtcaccaaGAAGAAGAGGGAACTGTGCGCGGACCCCCAGGCGCCCTGGGTGCGGGCACATCTGAAGCACTTCCAGAGCCCGGAGAACTGA
- the LOC135995852 gene encoding PHD finger protein 7-like, which produces MLNLPPPRCPAALPEEQAGPSCVPTLCKRKRQVPKEEVCRLCRRRDCDPDVVGELCHQDGLCVHENCLYHTSGLEQRGADDEGFYGFLFSDIQQKLKQVAQKRCCICRLPGASVTCRGRRCPRTFHFPCGSERGCVSQFFGEFKSFCWRHRPVQRVRAVQQDQTHCLICQEAVAGRPCYDTLVCPACTSAWFHRRCIQGQALRSALHHFRCPLCRDMATFQEEMFRLGIKIPDRDAAWEEDGTFDDHYLRHSSCDAGQCLCPAGREQVETKGHWRLVLCSSCGSRGTHQRCSAMGEDDDSWECSDCRDPCTSRSWSCVVL; this is translated from the exons ATGCTGAATTTGCCACCCCCACGGTGTCCTGCGGCGCTGCCGGAGGAGCAGGCAGGACCCTCCTGTGTACCCACCCTGTGCAAAAGGAAGCGTCAGGTCCCCAAGGAGGAAG TGTGCAGGCTGTGCCGGCGAAGAGACTGCGACCCTGATGTGGTTGGGGAGCTGTGCCATCAGGATGGGCTCTGTGTCCACGAGAACTGCCTG TACCACACCAGTGGGCTGGAGCAGCGAGGGGCTGATGACGAGGGCTTCTATGGCTTCCTCTTCTCCGACATCCAGCAGAAGCTGAAGCAGGTGGCACAGAAG AGGTGCTGCATCTGCCGGCTGCCGGGAGCTTCGGTCACCTGCCGGGGCCGGCGCTGCCCCCGAACCTTCCACTTTCCCTGCGGCAGCGAGCGGGGCTGCGTCTCCCAGTTCTTTGGGGAGTTCAA GTCCTTCTGCTGGAGGCACCGGCCGGTGCAGCGGGTGCGGGCGGTGCAGCAGGACCAGACCCACTGCCTCATCTGCCAGGAGGCGGTGGCAGGGCGGCCCTGCTACGACACCCTGGTCTGTCCCGCCTGCACCAGCGCCTGGTTCCATCGCCGCTGCATCCAG GGCCAGGCGCTGCGCTCTGCCCTGCACCATTTCCGCTGCCCGCTCTGCCGGGACATGGCGACCTTCCAGGAGGAGATGTTTCGCCTGGGCATCAAAATCCCTGACAG GGATGCTGCTTGGGAGGAGGACGGGACTTTTGACGACCATTACCTGCGGCACAGCTCCTGCGATGCTGGCCAGTGCCTGTGCCCGGCAGGACGGGAGCAGGTGGAGACGAAGGG GCACTGGAGACttgtgctctgcagctcctgtggcTCCCGCGGGACCCACCAGCGCTGCTCTGCCATGGGGGAAGATGACGACTCCTGGGAGTGCAGCGACTGTAGAGACCCGTGCACCAGTCGGAGCTGGAGCTGTGTTGTGCTTTAA
- the LOC135995853 gene encoding PHD finger protein 7-like, whose amino-acid sequence MPQFPPAQCPAALPEEQAGPSCAPTPCKRKRQVFENEVCGLCQRADCDPDVVGRLCHQDGLCVHENCLYHTSGLEQRGADDEGFYGFLFSDIQQKLKRVAQKRCCICRLPGASVTCRGRRCPRTFHFPCGSERGCVSQFFGEFKSFCWRHRPVQRVRAVQQDQTHCLICQEAVAGRPCYDTLVCPACTSAWFHRRCIQGQALRSALHHFRCPLCRDMATFQEEMFRLGIKIPDRDAAWEDGTFDDDYLRHSSCDAGQCLCPAGREQVETKGPWRLVLCSSCGSRGTHQRCSAMGEDDDSWECSDCSDLLTVLLIAASPESSLPVQGPSHSAPAPGTSAEEREARILEGHPDDQLPSQPVSQEPADSH is encoded by the exons ATGCCGCAGTTTCCCCCTGCCCAGTGTCCCGCGGCACTGCCGGAGGAGCAGGCAGGACCCTCCTGTGCGCCCACCCCGTGCAAAAGGAAGCGTCAGGTCTTCGAGAATGAAG tGTGCGGGCTGTGCCAACGGGCAGACTGCGATCCTGATGTGGTTGGGCGACTCTGCCATCAGGATGGGCTCTGTGTCCACGAGAACTGCTTG TACCACACCAgtgggctggagcagagaggggCTGATGACGAGGGCTTCTATGGCTTCCTCTTCTCCGACATCCAGCAGAAGCTGAAGCGGGTGGCACAGAAG AGGTGCTGCATCTGCCGGCTGCCGGGAGCTTCGGTCACCTGCCGGGGCCGGCGCTGCCCCCGAACCTTCCACTTTCCCTGCGGCAGCGAGCGGGGCTGCGTCTCCCAGTTCTTTGGGGAGTTCAA GTCCTTCTGCTGGAGGCACCGGCCGGTGCAGCGGGTGCGGGCGGTGCAGCAGGACCAGACCCACTGCCTCATCTGCCAGGAGGCGGTGGCAGGGCGGCCCTGCTACGACACCCTGGTCTGTCCCGCCTGCACCAGCGCCTGGTTCCATCGCCGCTGCATCCAG GGCCAGGCGCTGCGCTCTGCCCTGCACCATTTCCGCTGCCCGCTCTGCCGGGACATGGCGACCTTCCAGGAGGAGATGTTTCGCCTGGGCATCAAAATCCCTGACAG GGATGCTGCCTGGGAGGACGGGACCTTTGATGACGATTACCTGCGGCACAGCTCCTGCGATGCTGGCCAGTGCCTGTGCCCGGCGGGACGGGAGCAGGTGGAGACGAAGGG GCCTTGGAGACttgtgctctgcagctcctgtggcTCCCGCGGGACCCACCAGCGCTGCTCTGCCATGGGGGAAGATGACGACTCCTGGGAGTGCAGCGACTGCAGTGACCTCCTCACTG TGCTCCTCATTGCTGCCAGCCCAGAATCCAGCCTGCCGGTGCAGGGACCCTCGCACAGCGCCCCGGCTCCTGGCACTTCGGCTGAGGAAAGGGAGGCCAGGATCCTTGAAGGACACCCTGACGACCAACTCCCCTCCCAACCTGTGTCCCAGGAACCTGCAGATTCTCACTAA
- the LOC135995746 gene encoding LOW QUALITY PROTEIN: C-C motif chemokine 3-like (The sequence of the model RefSeq protein was modified relative to this genomic sequence to represent the inferred CDS: substituted 1 base at 1 genomic stop codon), whose amino-acid sequence MAQGPEHRAEKSPAAPSSSPARXSLGPRSTMKVPAAALVALLLMATCSPSQAHLDGVPTTCCFSYQQRPVPRSLITSVYTTSSSCTQPGVILVTKKKRELCADPQAPWVRAHLKHFQSPEN is encoded by the exons ATGGCACAGGGGCCAGAGCATCGTGCGGAGAagagccctgcagcccccagctccagccccgctCGCTGATCCCTCGGCCCCCGCAGCACCATGAAGGTCCCCGCAGCCGCCCTGGTCGCTCTCCTGCTCATGGCCACCTGCTCCCCGTCCCAGGCCCATCTCG ATGGTGTCCCCACCACCTGCTGCTTCAGCTACCAGCAACGCCCTGTCCCGCGGAGCCTCATCACGTCTGTCtacaccaccagcagcagctgcacccagCCGGGGGTGAT cctggtcacTAAGAAGAAGAGGGAACTGTGCGCGGACCCCCAGGCGCCCTGGGTGCGGGCACATCTGAAGCACTTCCAGAGCCCGGAGAACTGA
- the LOC135995789 gene encoding C-C motif chemokine 7-like produces MKVFSLALLTLLLVDLWMGSQGVSFRSPYGTCCYKGMFIREKIPAFLIKSYQKTPSHCSRKAVRVELQKGKKFCVDPEESWFRRYQRQKESPSAST; encoded by the exons ATGAAGGTCTTCTCCTTGGCCCTGCTCACCCTGCTGCTGGTGGATCTCTGGATGGGAAGCCAAGGTGTCTCCT TCCGCAGCCCCTACGGTACATGCTGCTACAAGGGGATGTTCATCCGGGAGAAAATCCCGGCCTTCCTCATCAAGAGCTACCAGAAGACGCCTTCCCACTGCTCCCGCAAGGCTGTGCG TGTGGAGCTGCAGAAGGGGAAGAAGTTCTGCGTGGACCCAGAGGAGAGCTGGTTCCGGCGGTACCAGCGGCAGAAGGAGTCACCCAGTGCCTCCACATGA
- the LOC135995744 gene encoding C-C motif chemokine 13-like, whose amino-acid sequence MAKAAGVVCALLLLATLCCQSLAQRAPAVPDKCCFNFQTRRIKRDNVISCYVTSPECPHQAVIFRVKSGKEICAQASRPWVKRYQQSFQVSTFSIPS is encoded by the exons ATGGCGAAGGCAGCCGGGGTGGTCtgtgccctcctcctcctcgccacGCTGtgctgccagagcctggcccaga GAGCCCCGGCCGTGCCAGACAAGTGCTGCTTCAACTTCCAGACAAGAAGGATCAAGAGAGACAACGTCATCAGCTGCTACGTCACCAGCCCCGAGTGCCCGCACCAGGCTGTGAT CTTCAGGGTGAAGAGCGGGAAGGAGATCTGTGCCCAGGCAAGCAGGCCCTGGGTGAAGAGGTACCAGCAGAGCTTCCAAGTCAGCAccttctccatccccagctAG